A genome region from Schistocerca americana isolate TAMUIC-IGC-003095 chromosome 1, iqSchAmer2.1, whole genome shotgun sequence includes the following:
- the LOC124596323 gene encoding serine/threonine-protein kinase prpf4B-like, protein MHKTEEVLWSDVCNVSRHNSPSLLHSAIIPADVKLKEVNYTIVSLDVRDFDRDFDRDFDRDFDRDFDRDFDRDFDRDFDRDFDRDFDRDFDRDFDRDFDRDFDRDFDRDFDRDFDRDFDRDFDRDFDRDFDRDFDRDFDRDFDRDFDRDFDRDFDRDIDRDFDRDFDRDFDRDRDRDFDRDRDRDFDRDFDRDFDRDRERERERERERERF, encoded by the exons ATGCACAAGACAGAGGAAGTTCTGTGGTCTGATGTATGTAATGTTAGTAGACATAATTCTCCATCTCTTTTGCACTCTGCCATCATCCCAGCTGATGTTAAATTGAAGGAAGTTAACTATACAATTGTATCATTAGATGTAAg agattttgatagagattttgatagagattttgatagagattttgatagagattttgatagagattttgatagagattttgatagagattttgatagagattttgatagagattttgatagagattttgatagagattttgatagagattttgatagagattttgatagagattttgatagagattttgatagagattttgatagagattttgatagagattttgatagagattttgatagagattttgatagagattttgatagagattttgatagagattttgatagagattttgatagagattttgatagagattttgatagagatattgatagagattttgatagagattttgatagagattttgatagagatagagatagagattttgatagagatagagatagagattttgatagagattttgatagagattttgatagagatagagagagagagagagagagagagagagagagagagagattttga